The nucleotide window CCACGGCTATTCCCACAAGTCCTTCTACAAGACGCCCCTGGCGGAATTCCAGCAGGAACTGCTCAAAGGCGAGCGGGTGCTCAAGGAGCTGCTGGCCGCCCAGGGCCGCAAGCCGGCCTTTTTCCGCCATCCCTACCTGAACACAGGGCCGGACGCCGACACCCGCGCCCAGTTCGAGGCCTTTCTGGCCGAGCACGGCTACCGGGTGGCACCTGTGACCTTCGACAACGACGAGTGGATCTACGCCCTGGCCTACGACAAGGCCCTGGTGGCCGGCGACAAGGTCAAGGCGGAGAAAGTGGCCGAGGATTACCTGCGCTACATGGCCGAGAACACCGCCTTCTTCGAGGCGCTGTCGGTGAAGCTGCTGGGCCGGGAGCCGGCCCAGATCCTGCTGCTCCATGCCAACGCCCTCAATGCCGACTACCTGGCGCCGCTGCTGGCCCTGTACCGGGACAGGGGCTATGGCTTCGTGAGCCTGGAGCAGGCGCTGGCCGATCCCGCCTATCGCCAGCAGGACCACTTCATCAGCCCCTGGGGCATTTCCTGGCTGGAGCGCTGGTGGCACGACAGGCACGGCAAGCGGCTGCGCACCCCGGATGCCGCCCCTTGGGTGGCGGAGCTGGCCGGGATCAACTGAGTCACGGCTCCGGCTCGATCCTGTTGCGGCCCTTTTCCTTGGCACGGTAGAGCTGCCGGTCGGCGGCCGCGATCAGGCTGGCAGCCTCGTCGTCCTGGCCGGGGACCAGGGTCGCCACCCCGGCGCTGATGGTGACGATACGGCTCGCCCCCT belongs to Gallaecimonas sp. GXIMD4217 and includes:
- a CDS encoding polysaccharide deacetylase family protein — its product is MKALLVALLAALAFTAHADIARTLAVTIDDLPVVRGQDLARAQAITHGLLTKLQAAKAPAIGFVNEQKLGEPEPDPARVALLKAWLDAGMDLGNHGYSHKSFYKTPLAEFQQELLKGERVLKELLAAQGRKPAFFRHPYLNTGPDADTRAQFEAFLAEHGYRVAPVTFDNDEWIYALAYDKALVAGDKVKAEKVAEDYLRYMAENTAFFEALSVKLLGREPAQILLLHANALNADYLAPLLALYRDRGYGFVSLEQALADPAYRQQDHFISPWGISWLERWWHDRHGKRLRTPDAAPWVAELAGIN